In the Flavisolibacter tropicus genome, one interval contains:
- a CDS encoding mechanosensitive ion channel domain-containing protein: MSQYNLVYLRSPVEMQLSKNNKSSMRKPSLHKKYQVLTIFILLIGQTSFSQNDSAQQMSVYDSTKLSFDSTTNKLYDNIKRFGDSARRKNLLEYRQDTIATKQDRTIELIKILTLEVQNYIENGLDTSGLTKEVNQIAHWYEVTGEGVFTNTSALQTHYNLETTYKILRELLIRITARKSLLDKYYKNLVDFRNRIDSLYNDDILYRFPSDTTDLKRYVERLTVVSQEIKPIDSALKKILINVAELQPPINLLANKLSSSIEQVEIFQKSLSSSRFNQESTNLWDTARYARSFNEIIRFSWRKTALSFVFYVSNEAGKIFLLLLLIIVFTALLLNLRRNMLNLDLLDKNNPDQAVLKYPFLSALFIVLNVFQFVFIDPPFIFAGLIWVLSAVSLSVILKNVAARYWWAAWLILFILFLFACFDNLILQASRPERWGMVGLSIAGILSAAIIIKGRNRTELTAKFFSYLIGFLVIMQVASILTNVYGRYNLSKTFLTAGFFSVVLAVLFFWTLRFIGQTLTLSTRIYSKSDRRLFNANLEFSGNNAPVVFKVLLFAGWFILFSRNFYAYKFISEPVINFIIQKRTFGDNAISFTIGDILEFFLILYISGLVSRLISFLGSNQQIVQGSAGRKGGIANWLLIIRISIITIGLLAAFAALGIPMDRLTVILSALSVGVGFGLQNLVNNLVSGLIISFEKPVSVGDIVEVGGQTGTVKSIGFRSCIITTPGGSNMVIPNGELLDQHFVNWTHDNPSRTVDIDVGVPYGTNLEQAIKILKGLPEKDERILQDPPPSVIITQFNHGSIDMQLSFWVKDITDVDEIKTDIMLAIDLAFKEHSIKIPNYPPELPAVPFSKGEIHNKNGSA; encoded by the coding sequence ATGTCACAATACAATTTGGTTTATCTAAGATCGCCGGTTGAAATGCAGCTTTCTAAAAATAATAAAAGCAGCATGCGGAAGCCCTCCCTTCATAAAAAATACCAGGTATTAACAATTTTCATTTTATTGATAGGGCAAACCAGCTTTTCGCAAAACGATTCAGCACAGCAAATGTCGGTCTATGACTCTACAAAACTCAGTTTCGACTCGACAACCAATAAACTCTATGACAACATTAAACGATTTGGAGATAGTGCCCGAAGAAAAAACCTCCTTGAATACCGGCAGGATACAATAGCTACAAAGCAGGATAGAACTATAGAATTGATAAAAATCTTAACCCTGGAAGTACAGAATTATATTGAGAATGGCCTTGATACATCTGGGCTGACTAAAGAAGTAAACCAGATTGCGCATTGGTATGAAGTTACAGGTGAAGGTGTTTTCACCAATACAAGTGCCCTGCAAACGCATTACAACCTGGAAACAACTTATAAGATATTGAGAGAGTTGCTAATCCGGATAACGGCAAGAAAATCATTATTAGATAAGTACTATAAGAACTTAGTTGATTTCAGAAACAGAATCGATTCCCTTTACAACGATGATATATTGTACCGGTTTCCTTCTGATACCACAGATTTGAAGCGTTACGTAGAAAGACTGACCGTAGTTTCACAAGAGATCAAACCGATTGACAGTGCACTAAAAAAAATATTGATTAATGTGGCGGAATTGCAGCCCCCGATAAACCTATTGGCGAACAAACTAAGCTCCAGCATAGAGCAGGTTGAGATCTTTCAAAAATCGCTTTCCTCTTCAAGGTTTAACCAGGAATCGACAAACTTGTGGGACACGGCTAGGTATGCTCGTTCCTTTAATGAGATCATTCGTTTTTCCTGGCGCAAAACAGCGCTGTCATTTGTTTTTTATGTGAGTAATGAAGCCGGAAAGATCTTCCTGTTATTGTTACTTATTATTGTGTTCACGGCTTTGTTGTTGAATTTGAGGCGAAATATGCTAAACCTGGATCTGCTGGATAAAAACAACCCTGACCAAGCAGTTTTGAAATACCCGTTTTTGTCGGCCTTATTTATTGTGTTGAATGTGTTCCAGTTTGTCTTCATCGACCCGCCTTTCATTTTTGCTGGGCTGATATGGGTGCTCTCCGCGGTATCGCTGAGTGTTATACTCAAAAACGTGGCTGCAAGGTATTGGTGGGCTGCCTGGCTGATATTGTTTATTCTTTTTCTTTTTGCCTGTTTTGATAATCTTATTTTACAGGCATCAAGACCTGAAAGGTGGGGGATGGTGGGACTGTCAATTGCTGGCATACTGTCCGCCGCTATAATAATAAAAGGCAGAAATAGAACTGAGCTGACGGCGAAATTTTTCAGTTATTTAATTGGCTTTTTGGTGATTATGCAAGTTGCATCAATTCTTACCAATGTCTATGGTCGTTACAATCTTTCTAAAACCTTTTTGACAGCAGGCTTTTTTAGTGTGGTACTTGCTGTATTATTTTTCTGGACATTGCGATTTATTGGTCAGACTCTTACCCTGTCCACGCGGATATATAGCAAATCTGATAGGAGATTATTTAATGCCAATTTAGAATTTTCGGGAAATAATGCACCGGTTGTCTTTAAGGTACTCCTTTTTGCAGGATGGTTTATTTTATTTTCCCGAAATTTCTATGCCTACAAATTTATTTCTGAGCCGGTAATAAATTTTATCATTCAAAAAAGGACGTTTGGTGATAATGCGATTTCTTTTACTATCGGGGATATACTCGAGTTTTTCCTGATCCTCTATATTTCAGGACTGGTTTCTAGGTTGATTTCATTTCTTGGCTCAAACCAACAAATTGTGCAAGGCAGTGCCGGCCGAAAAGGTGGAATTGCCAACTGGTTACTGATCATACGCATTTCCATTATAACTATCGGCCTCCTAGCAGCTTTTGCTGCTCTTGGTATACCAATGGACAGGCTTACCGTCATCTTAAGTGCATTAAGCGTTGGTGTTGGCTTCGGTCTACAAAACCTGGTCAACAACTTAGTAAGCGGTCTCATTATTTCATTTGAAAAGCCAGTTAGTGTTGGCGACATCGTAGAGGTAGGCGGACAAACAGGAACAGTAAAATCAATAGGATTCCGGAGTTGTATTATCACCACACCTGGAGGGTCCAATATGGTGATACCTAACGGGGAATTGTTAGACCAGCATTTTGTCAATTGGACTCACGATAACCCCTCCAGAACCGTTGATATAGATGTGGGTGTTCCATATGGTACCAACCTTGAGCAAGCAATCAAAATATTAAAAGGGTTACCTGAAAAGGATGAAAGAATCCTTCAGGACCCACCGCCCAGTGTAATTATCACACAATTCAACCATGGATCCATTGATATGCAGTTATCTTTTTGGGTAAAAGACATAACAGATGTGGATGAAATAAAAACGGATATTATGTTGGCAATAGATTTGGCGTTCAAGGAGCATTCCATTAAGATTCCCAATTACCCGCCGGAATTGCCTGCCGTTCCTTTTTCAAAAGGAGAGATTCACAATAAAAACGGAAGCGCATAA
- a CDS encoding SIR2 family protein, with the protein MPNGAELVKPLNTEEPSSTLIPSEDIDNFETLKTFVENGSCVLLLGPLFGIDADGNKIHSKLKDLLTSDRYKFSLDSEFDNLYILRKSDGLNNARIKSVITNFYKNIARNEIYDKLLDIGFSGIISFTSDLLLSKANATKNAYDFYAFNGRQLVVAEDESQGISEKPVIFNVFGDMNDLNALIVDYDSLYEFLMSIIKAETQIPLQLRETLKQASSFLLLGFDLSKWYIPIIIRKLNQFILANQRKTPIDGFVCLDDSTAPPREGFEESLSKYPLFFSEFKILGSIELISHLHQFISIKREKESLNTGQASAIILNGTHIQIFKEWAEASIHTDKESALKDFFQLYKQINYTGLYKKDFKGQSMEYYQVRSLKLQGKITRESYEVRLTEIIDALHDIITQFTGPIE; encoded by the coding sequence ATGCCCAACGGAGCAGAACTTGTTAAACCATTAAATACTGAGGAACCATCATCTACCTTAATCCCAAGTGAGGATATTGACAATTTTGAAACTCTAAAAACTTTTGTAGAAAATGGTTCCTGCGTGTTACTATTAGGACCTTTATTTGGAATAGATGCAGACGGAAATAAGATACACAGTAAGTTAAAGGATCTCTTAACATCTGACCGCTACAAGTTTAGCCTAGATAGCGAATTTGATAACCTCTACATACTTAGAAAATCGGATGGTCTGAATAATGCCCGCATCAAGTCTGTTATTACCAACTTCTACAAAAACATCGCACGTAATGAAATCTATGACAAGTTGCTTGACATAGGCTTTAGTGGCATTATCTCCTTTACCTCTGACTTGCTTTTAAGTAAAGCCAATGCAACTAAAAATGCGTATGACTTCTATGCCTTTAATGGAAGACAACTTGTGGTGGCAGAAGATGAATCCCAAGGTATTTCTGAAAAGCCAGTCATTTTTAATGTGTTTGGCGACATGAATGATCTGAATGCATTAATAGTCGATTATGATTCTTTATACGAATTCTTGATGAGCATTATTAAAGCTGAAACGCAAATTCCGTTGCAGCTTAGAGAGACATTAAAGCAAGCCTCTTCTTTCCTGCTTTTAGGCTTTGATTTGAGCAAGTGGTATATACCTATCATCATCAGAAAGTTGAATCAGTTTATCTTAGCCAATCAACGTAAGACTCCAATTGATGGTTTTGTATGTTTAGACGATTCCACCGCTCCTCCACGGGAAGGATTTGAAGAAAGCCTGAGCAAGTACCCATTATTTTTTTCAGAATTCAAGATTTTGGGAAGCATTGAGTTGATTTCCCACCTACATCAGTTTATTTCTATTAAACGCGAGAAAGAGAGTCTAAACACGGGGCAAGCCAGCGCTATAATCCTAAATGGAACGCACATCCAAATTTTCAAAGAATGGGCAGAAGCCAGTATTCACACCGATAAAGAAAGTGCGCTTAAAGACTTTTTCCAGCTATACAAACAAATAAATTATACCGGGCTTTATAAAAAAGACTTTAAGGGCCAAAGTATGGAATACTACCAAGTGCGGTCGTTGAAGCTCCAAGGAAAAATTACAAGAGAAAGTTATGAAGTCAGGCTAACAGAGATCATAGATGCCCTTCATGATATTATAACACAGTTTACAGGACCAATTGAATAA
- a CDS encoding CHAT domain-containing protein — MMNPLISILDIFYGRSLDENLRDLIAVTNNNNYRLKLMQYNSLVNNFFKRTITKEAFDVGMANEWEALTSFLERESPEILTRLLKKLNVKPGSSQKTILFLASSPTNVAPLQTGYEYDKIKAAIASGQNREQLELLPPVLAVTVEAFLRGKFLHKPSIIHFSGHATGNSLLFSTDTNQHKEVTEDVIKELFKGINTYVQGVILNACYSASQAKAIAEQGVYVIGMNAPITDPAAIILSEKFYKALSDGQNFEQAFDQARVLLLSENKLQSHVPELWKDGIRLYPSAAA; from the coding sequence ATGATGAACCCATTAATCAGCATCCTCGATATTTTTTACGGTCGTTCACTAGATGAAAATCTGCGGGACCTTATTGCTGTAACCAACAATAATAATTACCGGCTTAAACTGATGCAGTACAACTCGCTAGTCAATAATTTTTTTAAACGCACAATTACTAAAGAGGCTTTCGATGTTGGTATGGCAAATGAGTGGGAAGCATTGACTTCCTTCCTAGAAAGAGAAAGCCCAGAAATTTTAACAAGGCTATTAAAAAAGTTAAACGTTAAGCCTGGAAGTAGTCAAAAAACCATCTTATTTCTGGCATCTTCACCGACAAATGTTGCCCCACTGCAAACTGGCTATGAGTATGATAAGATCAAAGCAGCTATTGCTTCCGGACAGAACAGGGAGCAACTGGAATTACTACCACCAGTTTTAGCCGTTACGGTTGAAGCTTTCCTACGAGGAAAGTTTTTACATAAGCCATCAATCATTCATTTCTCAGGCCATGCTACAGGAAACAGCCTTCTATTTTCAACAGACACCAATCAACATAAGGAGGTTACTGAAGATGTAATCAAGGAGTTGTTCAAAGGTATAAATACTTATGTGCAAGGTGTTATACTGAATGCGTGTTATTCAGCTAGCCAGGCGAAAGCCATTGCGGAGCAAGGTGTTTATGTGATAGGCATGAATGCGCCCATAACAGACCCCGCAGCCATAATTCTTTCCGAAAAGTTCTACAAGGCATTAAGCGATGGACAAAATTTTGAGCAGGCATTTGATCAAGCCCGAGTCCTGCTTTTATCGGAAAACAAGCTGCAATCCCATGTTCCGGAACTGTGGAAAGATGGCATAAGGCTTTATCCTTCAGCAGCAGCCTGA
- a CDS encoding ATP-binding protein, producing MTNETANKRRYPGPRPFMYEDRDVYFGREEEIKFLSTLIMNNRTTIIHGKSGYGKSSLINAGAIPCILEKYNCEIIRIRFYNYEKNTSLSPKETLLKVLQLHQASEEDYLQELLPPSQESAWRYLKNLQNFSAKPAQADTLFKTPLPAIATNPTYILLFDQFEELFTYPKEMVQELGEELFNIYTNRIPQGAQEAIQNFIEDIGVEEISTSTSTLEAHKTEFALLNQSIPVKLVFSIRSDRFNRLTYLNSYLPDFLNNTHKVKRLNQQQVKSAIVKPGALINGFATPKINYEDGLLDKIIAFLEKTNEDLKVIEVFEMQIICSKLEEIVLKHIGNNKGINEILLTEQLIIESENVQSTDLLFEGLIKSYYKDCIESINDEAEQLAARYLIENKLVDSFTKNRVSLDFSLIHQIGISPKTLVHLMDSKIIRAELNSVGGKSYELSHDSLINSIIMAGKDLGDLKTKLSKFAQHELNRYKQSETKKQVSEHLFQLAAGNKLEDLKLENESLYQAVRDNQLLTSINVGTGTETSDKRLILKEAFRGTIRKMAQEAQRQSIKGLTKRNITTILISSFIILSLAVITYQSKKNYGLLYVGYAVDSIQNKDDALALTDYIYRRRWYSESEKEKIRIKLKKLFTTPEVQSKLSYFNDTLATTNLKYEEFAISSSGNFIIYKNDNTNLDSMQVNYKVVGTKSRLDTTFSRVGYSYFLNNTDRLALAITSPNYKWINITPSRREDTLIIYDCKQKNLVKILPLGTGRYLYPAEFINSHLYNEFDSYRVRYTYAGNLLVPFLERNAKNEFIRKVAIISPNSETVILHSDMSISMSKDGKLLMVGEFINKPQRAIYIYNENGKGPRNDNKCGYDSIQNISYADFSINRSIFYIRNQEGTAFLRRYNGDLKKAAPDIPFIISSNIEIAYNRAGRNISSDVTWDEKYAFTPTYSKDSIYITNLKNPSKSLLVLGHLVAFNLERNLLITYNSSLSNTLTDNIPDTIYRRNANGNTINYFVENKGFKSFEYNSKKDAILALTNDNRLLLLDQNMILKAAFKLTANDLFGFSHDGSSIFYFLDNYLCVFRNNDTLIDLFNFDNAYKWYKNELLRHSENKVSIGDLKDKYELDF from the coding sequence ATGACAAACGAAACTGCTAATAAAAGAAGATATCCAGGCCCTCGGCCATTTATGTACGAAGACAGAGATGTCTATTTTGGGCGAGAGGAAGAAATAAAGTTTCTTTCTACTCTGATCATGAATAACAGGACTACGATTATCCATGGAAAGTCAGGTTATGGAAAGTCTTCTTTAATAAATGCAGGCGCCATTCCATGTATACTGGAAAAATACAACTGTGAGATTATTCGAATTCGATTTTATAATTATGAAAAAAATACATCTTTATCTCCCAAAGAAACTCTTCTGAAAGTATTGCAGCTTCACCAGGCATCAGAAGAAGATTACTTGCAGGAATTACTACCTCCTTCCCAAGAATCAGCCTGGCGTTATTTAAAAAACCTGCAGAACTTCAGCGCTAAACCAGCACAGGCCGATACCTTGTTTAAAACACCTTTGCCGGCTATTGCTACTAACCCCACATACATTTTGCTTTTTGATCAATTTGAAGAATTGTTTACTTACCCAAAAGAGATGGTACAGGAGCTGGGTGAGGAGCTTTTCAATATATATACAAACCGCATCCCCCAGGGCGCTCAGGAAGCTATTCAAAATTTCATAGAAGATATAGGAGTCGAGGAGATATCTACGTCAACATCAACTCTTGAAGCACACAAAACTGAATTTGCCCTTCTGAATCAATCTATCCCAGTTAAGCTCGTTTTTTCCATACGGTCAGATAGATTCAACCGGTTAACCTATTTGAATAGCTACCTGCCAGACTTTTTGAATAATACCCATAAAGTGAAACGCCTGAATCAACAGCAGGTAAAATCAGCTATAGTAAAGCCTGGTGCGCTCATAAATGGCTTTGCCACACCCAAAATCAACTACGAGGACGGGTTACTTGATAAGATCATTGCTTTCTTGGAGAAAACAAATGAAGACCTAAAAGTTATTGAAGTCTTTGAGATGCAAATCATTTGCAGTAAACTGGAAGAAATCGTTTTAAAGCATATAGGGAATAATAAAGGAATAAATGAGATTTTACTCACGGAGCAGCTAATCATTGAAAGTGAAAACGTTCAAAGTACCGACCTCCTTTTTGAGGGGCTCATTAAAAGCTATTATAAAGACTGCATTGAAAGTATTAATGATGAAGCCGAGCAACTAGCAGCCCGCTACCTGATTGAGAATAAGTTGGTAGATTCTTTTACAAAAAACCGAGTATCACTAGACTTTTCACTTATCCATCAGATTGGCATCAGCCCTAAAACTTTAGTGCATTTGATGGATAGTAAGATCATCAGGGCTGAGCTAAACTCCGTAGGTGGAAAAAGCTACGAGCTCTCTCACGATTCACTTATTAACTCAATTATAATGGCTGGCAAAGACCTAGGTGACTTAAAAACTAAACTGTCAAAATTTGCTCAGCATGAATTAAACCGCTATAAACAATCTGAGACAAAAAAACAGGTGTCGGAACATCTCTTTCAACTAGCGGCCGGGAACAAATTAGAAGATCTGAAGCTGGAAAACGAATCTCTTTACCAGGCCGTTAGGGACAACCAACTGCTAACCAGCATCAATGTTGGTACCGGTACAGAAACTTCTGATAAGCGGCTCATTCTGAAAGAAGCTTTCCGGGGCACAATTAGGAAGATGGCGCAAGAAGCACAGCGACAAAGCATAAAAGGATTAACTAAGCGAAATATCACTACCATACTTATTTCTAGCTTCATCATCTTGTCGCTTGCGGTAATAACCTATCAGAGCAAAAAAAATTACGGCCTATTATATGTGGGTTATGCAGTAGACTCAATACAAAATAAAGATGATGCGTTAGCTCTTACTGATTATATCTATAGAAGGAGATGGTATTCTGAAAGTGAAAAAGAGAAAATCAGAATAAAGCTTAAGAAGTTGTTTACTACACCTGAGGTGCAAAGCAAGTTGAGCTACTTTAACGACACTTTGGCTACAACCAATCTGAAATATGAAGAGTTTGCTATTTCTTCCTCCGGAAACTTTATTATTTATAAGAATGACAATACAAACTTAGACTCAATGCAGGTCAATTACAAAGTGGTTGGAACGAAAAGTCGCCTGGATACCACTTTTAGCCGAGTAGGCTATTCTTACTTTTTAAACAACACTGATAGACTCGCACTGGCAATAACATCGCCCAATTACAAATGGATTAATATAACTCCCTCTCGTAGAGAGGATACCTTAATCATATATGACTGCAAACAAAAAAACTTAGTCAAGATATTACCACTTGGAACTGGCCGGTATTTATACCCAGCAGAATTTATAAATAGTCATCTGTACAATGAGTTTGACTCATACAGGGTGCGGTATACTTATGCAGGCAATTTACTTGTTCCGTTTTTAGAAAGGAATGCTAAAAATGAGTTTATAAGGAAGGTAGCGATCATATCACCAAATAGCGAAACTGTCATACTGCATTCTGATATGTCAATAAGTATGTCAAAAGATGGGAAACTGCTGATGGTTGGCGAATTTATTAATAAACCTCAGCGTGCCATTTATATCTATAATGAAAACGGGAAAGGACCCCGAAATGATAACAAATGCGGATATGACAGTATACAAAATATCTCTTATGCGGACTTTTCTATTAACCGGTCTATATTTTATATTCGAAATCAAGAAGGCACAGCCTTCCTGCGGAGATATAACGGTGATTTAAAGAAAGCTGCACCTGATATACCGTTTATAATAAGTAGCAATATTGAAATCGCTTATAACAGAGCCGGTAGAAACATAAGCTCAGATGTTACTTGGGATGAGAAGTATGCGTTTACACCGACTTATAGCAAAGATTCTATTTACATCACTAATTTAAAAAATCCATCGAAAAGCTTGTTGGTCCTAGGTCACTTGGTTGCTTTTAACCTAGAACGAAATCTTCTCATTACATACAACAGCTCTTTATCTAATACACTGACAGACAATATCCCCGATACTATTTATAGACGAAATGCCAATGGAAACACTATCAACTACTTTGTTGAAAATAAAGGCTTTAAAAGCTTTGAATATAACAGCAAGAAAGATGCTATCCTAGCGCTAACCAACGACAATCGACTCTTATTACTGGATCAAAACATGATCTTAAAGGCAGCCTTTAAGCTGACGGCCAACGACTTGTTTGGCTTTAGCCACGATGGAAGTAGTATTTTTTACTTCTTAGATAATTACTTGTGTGTTTTTAGAAACAACGATACCCTCATTGACCTTTTCAACTTTGACAACGCTTATAAATGGTATAAGAACGAACTGCTAAGACATTCTGAAAACAAAGTGTCAATCGGAGACCTCAAAGACAAATACGAACTGGATTTTTAA